The following is a genomic window from Amphiura filiformis chromosome 4, Afil_fr2py, whole genome shotgun sequence.
ccatagaatataaaaactagtaatttgataagttaaaataagatttttaacggaataaatctaaataatatgattatgcagtttattccgttaaatatttacccataatttccctcattcttcaggccctgccctctatcgggtgctaatttaaagtttaagcttgattgctattgtttctttgtaagcctgcggcgcaaccttgaacaatattgtctctttgtaagcctgcggcgcaaccttgaacaatattgtccttgagataacgagGCTACGAGTAAACTCGACCATATACAGCCAAGACCAAGTAAGCAAGCCAACACAACTGGACATTACTCATCATTAGGCTGGCAGGTAGATTCACCGTGAGCTTGCGCCATATATTGCTCGCATCCGCATAGAAACTTTAATATGACGTCATGTTCTATGATGAAACACGGTTATAAATCTCACTGGTTTGGGAAATCACTTATTAGCAGTGTATAAAATCCCGAGGATTATAATGGTACTTGCTCAAAGGATACTATAGACGCACCTACTTTATGCTCGGTGGGTATCATTGCAGACAAGTAAGGGAAAAAAGCAGAAAGGAAAATTACGTGCCACTATACACTTGTCAATGTTTCACGAGACAACAAAATATCTTTATTTGAACAGCTTCGTCGTACCTTTAATGTGTTGGTACTAACCAAAAAGGGTAATTATCAAAAACGCATTTGTAATAAAAACAGAGTAGCCTAAGATAAGTTTGCCGTAACAAGTATGCCGTATTACTTGTAAATGATTCCTAATACATTTAAAGCGAAGTTTTATAGGTATGCGATCAATTGGATCTCAAACACAGATCATTAACCAAAATTGAAAATCATTCTTGAGCACagcacttttatttaaaaaaattcctaTTCAGTGAAAAAGTAAGCGATATTGGATAGATTTATAATAATGAGATATATCAGGTATACACAATTTCCTGTGCAAAGTAACAATAATACATCTTTAATTGGGTCTGCTGGATTCTCGCATCCTGTTCTGCATTAATATGAAACGACAGTAACCTACTTCAGAGATGCAGGTCCGTGATGTGCAGACAGTGCATAATGTAATACTTTCTTTGTATCATCAGATCATGAATTGAAATACAAGAATTATTCCTTTGACGATACTTTAAGAATGTCTAAGATCAACGTCAACACTAGTATTCGTGTATTAATGTCAAAGCTGGTCAAAACCAAAAACCGGAATTTGCAACATTCGCTCCTTTAACTCGACACCCGATGCTCCGCACAGAGAGAGAACTAACGATTCTCTTATAGGGTTTCCCTtgtcaatttgtttttattaaatgcCTATAAATAAGCAATGTCGTAGTGCAGCATGAGTGCAGCAAAATCTGTACACATTGTTCTTGAGATACTGGCTAATAATCTTCTAATTTGAACACTTAAtttcattttctttgttttaaatagaatagagtTTCTTCTCTTATTTTTTACCCACAAGGGCAAGGAATTGGAACATCAACGTAACTCTATGACACTGTTTCAAAGGAAGTCTTGCTAGAGAAATTTGCCCTATACCAATAACTAGAACTACAAACGTATTTCTGCTTGGAgtcaacttttaaaaaaattatccAAATGAAATGTGACAAAACGGTTTCAATCGGTTAGGATACCAAGCAATCTTCAAATACGAAAggatttttggtataatccaaaaacttaCTTGTTAAATTCCCGTCTTTTAAAGTTTTGAGCACAGACTAATTAGTTATGCATGAAGTGCGACACAGCCATTTATGAATATTCCGGCCAAATAGAAATTACATTTTGTTGCACAggcattttttatgctttatcttTAAGGTTTTTTCATCCGATATTATAAAACGATTGTgtttacacccaaatgacttaaCCTCGTCGCTGAACATCCAGGGTATTTTCTACAGTAAAAAGCAGGATTTATTTCTTTTGCTCTTTTGAAATTCTTCTAAGGGCTATGGACTTAAAAGAAACTTGGTAGTTCAAATAAACATGATATTGTGTTAAGGGTCTGGCAATGGATTACTAATAATAAGAGAATTCTACAGAAGTATAAGACGCTATGCGATAGCATTAATACTGAAATCTGCTCAGCTAAGTCGAACTGACTTTAGGTCCGCAACCTATATTAGGTACATGTTATTCTAGATGTCAAATTACCTCTTGAAACGTGATGTAACAAGTTGGAAACCCTTCTATAAAGTGGCGGGGCCTTGTGGGGTTGTCGTAGTGccctattttgttttatataacacatATATTTGTGACCCAGAAAACAGGATTAATTGCTTTTATAttagatcaaggatgtaaattgGTCCTATAGGAAACGAACTCGTGTAGTCATAAAGATGATAGCTAATAGCTGAAATGATGTATTCAAATATCGATAAAGAACAGATAAAGAATACAGCCCCAAGATGAAAGCATTATTTCAGTGTTATTTAAGTTataattcacggttgtttgatggcgtgtagaactgtattcatttttcaaAGTTGAAAGGAAAATTACGTGCCACTATACACTTGTCAATGTTTCACGTGACAACAAAATATCTTTATTTGAACAGCTTCGTCGTACCTTTAATGTGTTGGTACTAACCAAAAAGGTTAATTATCAAACACGCATTTGTAATAAAAACAGAGTAGCCTAAGATAAGTTTGCCGTAACAAGTATGCCGTATTACTTGTAAATGATTcctaatacatttttaaaagcgAAGTTTTATAGGTATGCGATCAATTGGATTTCAAACACAGATCATTAACCAAAATTGAAAATCATTCTTGAGCACAGCactcttatttaaaaaaattcctaTTGAGTGACAACGTAAGCGGTATTGgatatatttataataatgaGATATATGAGGTATACACAATTTCCTGTGCAAAGTAACAATAATACATCTTTAATTGGGTCTGCTGGATTCTCGCATCCTGTTCTGCATTAATATGAAACGACAGTAACCTACTTCAGAGATGCAGGTCCGTGATGTGCAGACAGTGCACAATGTAATACTTTCTTTGTATCATCAAATCATGAATTGAAATACAAGAATTATTCCTTTGACGATACTTTTATTTAAGAATGTCTAAGATCAACGTCAACACAAGTATTCGTGTATAAATGTCAAAGCTGGTCAAAACCAAAAACCGGAAAGATTTGTATAAATGTTTGTAACATTCGCTCCTTTAACTCGACACCCGATGCTCCGCGCAGAGAGAGGACTAACGATTATAGGGTTTCCCTtgtcaatttgtttttattaaatgcCTATAAATAAGTACTGTCGTAGTACAGCATGAGTGCAGCAAAATCTGTACACTTTGTTCTTGAGATACTGGGTAATAATCGTCTAATTAGATCATTTCTTCTCTTATTTTTTACGCACAATCGCAAGTAATTGGAACATCAACGTAATGTCACAGTCACTTCTGTAACTCTATGACACTGTTTCAAAGGAAGTCTTGCTAGAGAAATTTGCTCTAGCCCAATGAATGGAACTACAAACGTATTTCTACATGGAGTCAACttaaaaaattatgcaaatgaaacaTTTTAGTAGGATCCAAAAACTAACTTACTTGCCTTTTAAAATTTTGAGCACAGACCAATTATTTATGAATATTCCGGACAAATAGAAATTACATTTTGTTGCACAggcattttttatgctttatcttTAAGGTTTTTTCATCCGGTATTATAAAACGATTGTgtttacacccaaatgacttaaCCTCGTCGCTGAACATCCAGGGTATTTTCTACAGTAAAAAGCAGGATTTATTTCTTTTGCTCTTTTGAAATTCTTCTAAGGGCTATGGACTTAAAAAAAACTTGGTAGTTCAAATAAACATGATATTGTGTTAAGGGTCTGGCAATGGATTACTAATAATAAGAGAATTCTACAGAAGTATAAGACGCTATGCGATAGCATTAATACTGAAATCTGCTCAGCTAAGTCGAACTGACTTTAGGTCCGCAACCTATATTAGGTACATGTTATTATAGATGTCAAATTACCTCTTGAAACGTGATGTAACAAGTTGGAAACCCTTCTATAAAGTGCCGGGGCCTTGTGGGGTTGTCGTAGTGccctattttgttttatataacacatATATTTGTGACCCAGAAAAACAGGATAAATTGCTTTTATatcagatcaaggatgtaaattgGTCCTATAGGAAACGAACTCGTGTAGTCATAAAGATGATAGCTAATAGCTGAAATGATGTATTCAAAATCGATAAAGAACAGATAAAGAATACAGACCCATGATGAAAGCATTATTCCAGTGTTATTTAAGTTATAATTCACGGTAGTTTGATGGcgtgtagaactgtattcatttttcaaagttgaacactggtggcgctatttatcttaaaactTGTTTGAacctttacaaggggtagacacatgtattgtataatgacattaaaacatcagacaAATGAGTAACAAATCTCAAATGAGGAAATCTTCTAAATGAAAGTTATCataaaatgaaaggaataactcatattattgggctaaattaaacttaaaatatatgtaaatagcgccctcaattttcacacaaatgtacaattcatagaataaaaattaccacaaaaaggcagataaagatgaaaattttgataaagaaaggaaaatctgTTTTAAATATAGCTACAAAATGTGTGTGTATGTTAAAACAATAGCTATTGATAGTGTcccggtctagaattgaaaattacatgttttgttagaaaaattaataaatgatcacatcaaacaaccgtaaatAGTGCATTACGTGTCCTAGATCTGCCAATAGTTATATCGACTAAGACAAGATAATAATATTCGTCCGAATTTAGGATTACGCCTGATATAATCTGCGCGCACTTTTATATCTGCCAATATTCCCACTATTAAAATAGTAGGTTATGAATGTGAATCCTGGTCCTGATACGGTATTTGTTTTGAGCGGCTTGGTAATTTTCCATTAAAGTGGCTTGGTAATTTTCCATTTCTTCCCGTGATTCTAAttcttcttttctcttctttttatcATTTCAGAAACAAGGTATCGAAGTAAAATGCAGCAAGATTATCTTCACACTTAAGACTCAAGAATGGACAACGACTCCGATGTGTCAGAAAGGCCCATCCATACATGGAACAATGTAGTGTGGAATTGGAATACTTCTCTACAACTTGTGTTGGCGATTATAGGAATTATGGGCAACGCCCTCGTCATCGCTGTCTACGTGCGTAGAAAAGAAATGCGCAACAAAACCGGAACTTTTATACTCCATCTGGCAATAGCTGACCTAATGACATCAGTTGCAATCATCCCTCTTCCAACTATAGTCGACGTAGGTACGGGATATATTGGGACCATTTACTGCAAAGTTATCCACACGAATGTAGTCCTTTGGATATCTATCGTTGCATCTGTATTTCTACTTACAACACTTTCTGGGAGAGATTTTAGCTGTTGCATATCCCTTAAAATATCGTATTGTTTTTACTCAAAAGAGAACATACTACGTCATTTCCGGCGTGTGGTTCGTTGCTGTCTTACTAAACACAAACAGTTTTTACCTTGGTGTAAATGACAATGGAATTTGTAGAATACGATATCTAGAACAATCCTTCCAAATAGTCCAAGGCGCTGGGATTTTTCTTATTGAATTTGCTATTCCACTAATCATAATGATAAGCGCCAATATAGCTACAGCTCAAGAACTCAAATCACAAGCAAAGAATTTATTGGCGAGAAATGAATCACGTGATGGCCCAGCATTTTCACTTCTTCGGACTCGTAAGAAAGTCATCGAAATGTTAGCCATTGTAGTGATATCTTTCACCCTCTGCTGGACTCCGGACCAAGTGTGTTATTTTTTATACAATATAGGTGCACTTCCAACCAATTTCCTTTATGGTCCTGTGTACAGGACGCTGGTATTGCTTGCCTTCTGTAACTCGTGTGGTAATCCCTTCATATATGCTTCGAAAAATAAGAAATTTAGAACTGGTTTTCAAGCGATGTTGCCTAGTTTTAGATCGAACAAAGTCGGCCCTGTTTTGCCGACATCGTCCCGCCAGTCAGCGAGGGAAAATCAAGTTTATAGTACACAGTTGCAAAATGGACCAGGGCATTCGTGTATTCCTCCCCGATGAGCGGAAGAGTAGCATATCAAGAGAAACACGATTAAACTTCATTTCTTAGCAAGCACGAATATTATATAAGATACATTCATGGAATATAcacttaattttgattttaatgttaAAAGTTGACCAcaaaatgtgtcattttacacTGTTATGACCAcaacatgtttcaaaaatgttggctctATTTTTAGTTGGTGCATAAATGACAGTGACGCGGTGTAAAAAATTACCACGTGGTCACAAGCGTTGGTAGATTTCAATTTAATTTTCATTGAAGGTAAGGTATGAAAGTTTGCAACCCCATCGAACCATCTAGTGTCATCGGAGCAACCCATGAGCTAAAACCAAAATTGAAGTAATTTGATCGTGTGCCGAAACCGAGTTTCCTTCTGATTTGATATCACGCGGGAGCattacaaatatcaaaaaaaaattggcacattGGTAACAAATTCCACTTTATTTAATTATCCGTTGAAGATATCTATCAGGGGAATCGGCACAAACAGCCGGTTCATAGAACGGTCATCTTTTCGAATTTTGTTCGGTTCTATTGTTCATGATGTTCTTAATAATGTATTATTTTCAGTTTTATCTCCTCAATGTGGGTAACCAATTTTCGTTCAGATTTCATCATGGGTTTTTGATTGCTTTGTGCAATGTATTTTGTATTTGCTGAATAAAGGATCATATAACACACCTTCAGTAGTCTCATCTTTTTATTTAGACACATTTAATATCGGTCTAAATGCTTTTGCTTTTTCTACAACAACAATAAACCATAATTGTATACAGCTTTACACCAAAGTCCTAAGCGTTTTTTACAAAGATACATAGAGAAACACTAGACACAGTACATGAGTATGCACTTGTAAATAAGTTACTTTTCAAAgatgttttaaaatgatttacAGTCTGAGAGTCAATTGATGTACATTTATTAAAAATCTCACAATGCCCAGCATCTCTCAGCGGGCGCAAGAAGGAAAAAGGTGTCGCACATATGGGTAGCTACCCTCCATTACTCCAGGAATCGGACTTCATGCctatattttaataatttctctGATATTAAGTAATTTATCGTATCTGTTTATGTgcgcagtgattttcatcacttgttctagtgcacttttgtattcccattaaTTTATGTTGTTTCTACAGATTTAGCAGTTCTGTgtgccttggaactggtaaattttggctatcgaactttacctacttctaatgcctacattttaaTGTCCCCACTCTGCGCGTACCGTCTAGTCTATATTTTACTTATTTCCCCACGGCAAGTTGGTGTtcattgctctttttctttcgagttgttcatattcaaggtaacCTCTTGTAaaatttattgatccttgatgtgttttatgTCCtcatccgttggattcaccattacccactttttctaTACCTAAGAAGTTATCAGGTAAATATAATAGAATCTTTTTCTGCTATCAATACGCTACAAGAGTCTCAAAGTTATTAGAACCATGTTATTAGAACCATGTTATTAGAACCATGTCAGAGGAGCTCAAGAGTGACGAGCTTCGTTCTGCAATTCTTCCGCTTGAGTGCCATAATGTGAACTCCTGTTCTTGAAAATTGGGTTAGCATTGTTTTAAAATCAAAGACACAGAAACGTGACAAAAGCTGATACTATCAGAAGTTGGATTTAGCAACTTTAATAAATAGTCGTGTTCCTTTGAGATTTCTCACCTTATTATTTTATTCCTCACATTCTCTTACTAATAAGATTAGTTTCTTGTTTCTAAAAATATTGCCTGAAATGTTCATGCAATACTAGCACAGAACGACATAGCATAGAACAACACACCATGTTACCATTTAAGGGAGCTCTCATTTTCTTCGAAACGGGGTGGGGGGGGATACATGAATATACGGGGGGGTCGTATTTTGAACACCAAAAAAGTGGTTATAAAAATATTAAGGGCTAGTGACTCTAAAGTGTGttaataatgaaataatataataaaattgtGTCTGCAATCTTTTAGTTATACAATGCACACTTTTTGTGCTTTCCGCGCGcgttctttacacttacaatcaaAGGTTATTATGCGCTCCGCGTCTTAGTTCaaacaatgaataatttgtctgaGTCTGTGTggacgaagggggggggggggaggtcgtAAAAATATGTTAGCCAgtgatagggggtcataaaaattgcaaTTGttcccctttccgaagaaaattacatcccccTTACGAAGAAAACATGTGAGATATTTTGATCATGATTGCGATATTTACGAGTTTATAACTGCATCTAAACTTTAAAGCGGCAAATTTATCAAGCTTATATTAACTGTTTTTCGTCCATATATCTTCCTAGAGCCTtcaaatcgaatttgaaaaattgAACTTTTGACTATGTCCTCATTACTCTAACGATTCCCGCCACAACAGAATGTAAGCATATTTTAGCCTTTATCAATGCCTTTCCAGGGTAAACTAACTCTAAATGTGTTTACGGTCAAACAGTGTCAAGTTCTAACTTTGTTATCAATATTCTGCTTCAGATCTCTGCAATGCTCTTTATGTAAGATGATCCATAGAATATTGATAACAACGTTAGAACTTCGTGTTTAGTCAGAGAACCGAGAAAAAACGCGCCAAATGAAATTGTTGACCATCATATCTATAGCACGCAGGTGTCTGCATATCAACCGGGATATCAACACGTTATTCAAACATTAACTTTGAAAGAAGCTTAGGGCTGTTAACTTACATTCATATCcccaaaataaatataaagtttgAGAGTATTTTGTCCCCAGTTTTCATCCAAATACTTCTGCCTCTATCTTGTTTATTGTCGTGAGAAACCATCCATCCTCCAGCATTATTTTTCCATCTGTCTCAGTTTCTTAATAATCTTTACCCAAGTGGATGTCCCTGGACGACGATGTCATCTTTCCGTTTTCTCATCCGTAGTTTGCTCACAATGGATTAAAGGATAAAAACACTTCGCAATATCCATTTAAAGATtgggaaaaattaaaaaaaactaaaaatagtAATAAGTAAATGATATTTCTTAAGGGTTGGGTTCAATCTTGGAAACATCTTAGCTAATAGTTGCTAGCCTTTTGTATCTTCCTCTGCCGGCAAATCGTATTTACTGCAGGAGACTTTTTAGCGTGTTAAGCGCACAAATATAAATCATGTTCATAGGCGTAACCTGCCAGCTTACACTCTTTGTTGCAGTAGCAATATGCATGGGTTTAAAATATccttaaaagtaaaaaaatcagcTACATGAATGACGCAAAACGCAACTCTAATACATGTATTTTCTTTCTCCCATTGTGTCCTCACTTTGTGGCTTTATTAAATAGCTTGAATATAGATTTGGTACAGATTTGATAAGCATTGATGTTGACGGTTTGTCAATATAAATTTAGCTACATATTCGTGTTTATCACATTTTGGTTAATGCACTCTCTTACTTGTAGCAAATATGTATTTCTGCCATATGGGTGTCTTCGAAACCCTCAGCCGCTGTGATAAAAACGCTTTCAGCAATCCGGACCAGGCATCAATAAATACCTGTAAATTCTCCTCATGCAGAGAGGATCAATATCTCATGCCCGCCGATAGCCTTTTGAATAAGTTGTGACCCCCACATATGCAAGAAATTGCATTCACTGTCTTCAAACACGATCATGGAGATTTTATAAAACCACACCACGAATGCATTTCTTGTACTAATAATAGTATTGGCcaagtggttcttgaaataggtTCGTGATAGTTTGGAAAAGAACGTTCAAATTAGGAAGCTTTTCTAAAGTGAAATACAAATGGCAAGATAATCCTAGTATGGTACAGCAGATTCAACTTGAACATTATTTTTTCTGCCTATCACCTTTTATAAGGCTGTGGCTCAACATCCAAGGTTCGTTTGTTACTTCCCCTTGTCAATGAAGACGGTGTATTCAGGGTTTAAAATATCTTATAAATCTCCATTGTCTCTATATTCTTTCAAACTGTTTGTATCAGACTCACAAGGACAAGTGATACACAAGTGCTCTAGGATGTTCTCTGAATATACTTTAATCAGATTGAAATAGAGAGGTAGGAGCAAAAAGCGAGGGGGGCGATGACTTCCTCTTTGTTTGACCCCACTAAGGTCGTTGGAGAGTATCTTCGAACGAGTAAGAGAAACATTATGCAAATAAACCTACGTTTCGTAGTCGGTTACTACTAGCTATAACTGATTTGCTTCACTGATTGTTTGCTGTGTGTTTGCAGTGCTGTTTGCTGTAGCTCTATCTCGAGCTATTCAATTGAGACTATTCCATTACGTGTCGCTGTAGCTGTAAGCATGTCCATACGGACAGAAACCTCCAAATCTCCAATATCGACGAAAATGCCATTAACTGTTGCTCCTATCACTGGCAAAATACGTTAATACATATATCTTTCttacaaaattgcaaaaagggTTATTTCTGATTAAGTTAATCACTGATTCGGCAGTTAACCACAGTTGGTTTTCACCTACTGTCAGAAGTCTTCAATTCGTGAAAAAATAACTAATCACTtaagaaaaataaaaagaaaagatgAGAATGCGATAGTTTTTCGTATAACAAAAACAAGATTAAACATAAATATGGACAATTCTGTCCCATTTGCGAATCAATTCACTGGCGAATGAA
Proteins encoded in this region:
- the LOC140150319 gene encoding galanin receptor 2a-like; this encodes MDNDSDVSERPIHTWNNVVWNWNTSLQLVLAIIGIMGNALVIAVYVRRKEMRNKTGTFILHLAIADLMTSVAIIPLPTIVDVGTGYIGTIYCKVIHTNVVLWISIVASVFLLTTLYRIVFTQKRTYYVISGVWFVAVLLNTNSFYLGVNDNGICRIRYLEQSFQIVQGAGIFLIEFAIPLIIMISANIATAQELKSQAKNLLARNESRDGPAFSLLRTRKKVIEMLAIVVISFTLCWTPDQVCYFLYNIGALPTNFLYGPVYRTLVLLAFCNSCGNPFIYASKNKKFRTGFQAMLPSFRSNKVGPVLPTSSRQSARENQVYSTQLQNGPGHSCIPPR